One segment of Thunnus thynnus chromosome 19, fThuThy2.1, whole genome shotgun sequence DNA contains the following:
- the LOC137171283 gene encoding bone morphogenetic protein 10-like codes for MTVFSSLGFIRSLSVLLVMLTGLSLSSPIRSPENHHRASVGRDVSDNPLLDAQDFLSQFLSTLNLTEQRPHPRPLAARKEPPEYMLELYNRFANDRTAVPSANIVRSFKNEDSSPYSVTARGVRIYPLLFNISMPHHEHITIAELRLITLVQRAQRPYAGLDCKVTIYKIHEGVAWTKEVGKVERRRDKEEVVEMKDLEELVTKHIHAKDNNWVSFDLTHVVTLWRKSGFTTHRLEVHIANLGSEEAGATREVTEEDESLIEIDIDRSLEGKHNAVMIVFSNDQSRDHKHDKQELNLMIEHEDDLPENTDWSQQAFWGHINHNAGHANQDEPDNQSLLQLQSNLIYDTPPRIRRNVKSEPCKRTPLFVDFKDIGWDTWVIQPLGYEAYECNGVCNPPLTSEVSPTKHAIVQTLLSIKKPERASRACCVPTKLEPISLLYHDNGVITFNHKYEGMVVAECGCR; via the exons ATGACCGTCTTCTCCAGCCTTGGGTTTATCCGCTCTTTGAGTGTCCTACTTGTGATGTTGACTGGTTTGAGCTTGAGCAGTCCCATCAGGTCTCCTGAGAACCATCACAGGGCATCAGTCGGTAGGGATGTGAGTGATAATCCGCTACTTGATGCACAAGACTTTCTGAGCCAGTTTCTGTCCACACTAAACCTCACAGAGCAGAGGCCCCATCCCCGGCCCCTTGCCGCCCGTAAGGAGCCACCAGAGTACATGCTGGAGCTGTACAACCGATTTGCCAATGACCGCACTGCTGTGCCCTCAGCCAACATTGTGCGCAGTTTCAAGAATGAAG attCCTCCCCCTACAGTGTAACAGCCAGGGGTGTAAGGATATATCCCCTGCTGTTCAACATCTCCATGCCCCACCATGAGCACATAACAATAGCTGAGCTTCGCCTTATCACCCTGGTGCAGAGGGCCCAAAGACCGTATGCTGGCCTTGACTGCAAGGTGACCATCTACAAAATACATGAGGGTGTTGCTTGGACAAAAGAGGTGGGGAAAgtagagagaaggagggataaagaggaggtggtggagatgAAGGATCTGGAGGAACTGGTGACAAAGCATATTCATGCCAAAGATAACAACTGGGTGTCATTTGACCTGACTCATGTGGTTACACTCTGGCGGAAGTCAGGGTTCACAACTCATAGACTGGAGGTTCATATTGCAAATCTGGGGTCAGAAGAGGCAGGGGCCACGCGAGAGGTCACAGAAGAGGACGAAAGTTTGATTGAGATTGATATCGACAGAAGCTTGGAGGGGAAACACAATGCAGTGATGATTGTATTCTCCAATGATCAGAGCAGAGACCACAAACACGACAAGCAAGAGCTCAACCTAATGATTGAACATGAGGATGACCTTCCAGAAAACACGGACTGGAGCCAACAAGCTTTCTGGGGTCACATTAATCACAACGCCGGCCATGCTAACCAGGACGAACCAGACAATCAGTCTCTCCTGCAACTGCAGTCCAACCTTATCTACGACACACCTCCTCGAATCCGTCGCAATGTTAAGAGTGAGCCATGCAAGAGAACCCCACTGTTTGTGGATTTTAAAGACATTGGCTGGGATACATGGGTCATCCAGCCACTGGGCTATGAAGCATATGAGTGCAACGGCGTGTGCAACccacctctgacctctgaggTCTCGCCCACCAAACACGCCATAGTGCAGACACTGCTGAGTATTAAGAAACCGGAGAGAGCATCGCGTGCCTGCTGTGTACCCACTAAGCTGGAGCCCATATCACTTCTTTATCATGATAATGGGGTAATCACTTTTAACCACAAGTATGAAGGCATGGTGGTGGCAGAGTGTGGCTGTAGATAG
- the smad4a gene encoding mothers against decapentaplegic homolog 4a, whose protein sequence is MSITNTPTSNDACLSIVHSLMCHRQGGESESFAKRAIESLVKKLKEKKDELDSLITAITTNGAHPSKCVTIQRTLDGRLQVAGRKGFPHVVYARLWRWPDLHKNELKHVKYCQYAFDLKCDNVCVNPYHYERVVSPGIDLSGLTLSTSGPLLVKDEYDYDNQPSHSSSESHLQTIQHPPSRPGPPEPFSSPALLPSSEGTSSASTSAFSTISAGPSNPPPNWSRNSSFTPAVPQHQNGHLQHHPPMPHTGHYWPVTNEIAFQPPISNHPAPEYWCSIAYFEMDVQVGETFKVPSTCPIVTVDGYVDPSGGDRFCLGQLSNVHRTENIERARLHIGKGVQLECKGEGDVWVRCLSDHAVFVQSYYLDREAGRAPGDAVHKIYPSAYIKVFDLRQCHRQMQQQAATAQAAAAAQAAAVAGNIPGPGSVGGIAPAISLSAAAGIGVDDLRRLCILRMSFVKGWGPDYPRQSIKETPCWIEIHLHRALQLLDEVLHTMPIADPQPLD, encoded by the exons ATGTCAATCACGAACACTCCCACAAGTAACGATGCCTGCCTGAGCATTGTGCATAGCCTGATGTGCCACCGGCAGGGAGGAGAGAGCGAAAGCTTTGCTAAGCGAGCTATCGAGAGTCTTGTCAAGAaactgaaggagaagaaagatgaGCTTGATTCCCTTATCACAGCCATCACTACAAATGGAGCTCATCCCAGCAAGTGTGTAACCATACAGCGAACTTTAGATGGACGCCTACAG GTTGCAGGGCGGAAAGGTTTTCCTCATGTTGTCTATGCTCGGCTGTGGCGGTGGCCTGATCTACACAAGAATGAAttaaaacatgtgaaatattGCCAGTATGCCTTTGACCTCaaatgtgacaatgtgtgtgtcAACCCATACCACTACGAGAGGGTTGTCTCTCCAGGCATTG ACTTATCAGGACTGACCCTTTCCACTTCAG GACCACTCTTGGTAAAGGATGAGTATGACTATGATAACCAGCCGTCTCACTCCAGCTCTGAAAGCCACCTGCAGACTATCCAGCATCCCCCGTCAAGGCCAGGTCCACCAGAACCCTTCAGCAGCCCCGCTCTACTCCCCTCATCGGAGGGCACCAGTTCAGCTTCAACCTCTGCTTTCTCTACCATCAGTGCTGGACCCTCAA atcCTCCCCCGAACtggagcagaaacagcagcttcactcctgcaGTGCCTCAACATCAGAATGGGCATCTACAGCATCATCCGCCCATGCCTCACACAGGGCATTACT GGCCTGTTACTAATGAAATAGCGTTCCAGCCCCCCATATCCAATCACCCTG CCCCAGAATACTGGTGCTCCATTGCGTACTTTGAGATGGATGTCCAGGTTGGGGAGACGTTTAAGGTGCCATCCACATGTCCGATAGTGACAGTGGATGGCTATGTGGATCCCTCGGGAGGTGATCGTTTCTGCTTGGGCCAGCTGAGCAATGTCCACAGGACAGAGAACATAGAGAGAGCAAG gctcCACATTGGCAAAGGTGTGCAGCTGGAGTGCAAAGGTGAAGGAGACGTCTGGGTGCGCTGTTTGAGTGATCATGCGGTGTTCGTGCAGAGCTATTACCTGGACCGAGAGGCCGGTCGTGCTCCTGGAGATGCAGTTCACAAGATCTACCCCAGTGCTTACATAAAG GTGTTTGACTTGCGTCAGTGCCACAGGCAgatgcagcagcaggcagcaacAGCtcaagcagcagctgcagcccaGGCAGCAGCGGTGGCTGGGAACATTCCCGGGCCTGGCTCTGTGGGAGGCATTGCCCCTGCCATCA gtttgtctgctgctgctggcattGGGGTTGATGACCTGCGTAGGCTGTGCATCCTGCGGATGAGCTTCGTGAAAGGCTGGGGGCCTGACTACCCACGGCAAAGCATCAAAGAGACGCCCTGCTGGATTGAGATCCATTTACACCGAGCTCTGCAACTACTGGATGAAGTTCTGCACACCATGCCCATAGCTGACCCTCAACCTCTTGACTGA
- the rfx3 gene encoding transcription factor RFX3 isoform X1, which translates to MQTPEAGADSTSTVPLQTTVPVQPTGSTQQVPVQQQAQTVQQVQHVYPAQVQYVEENSGVYTNGNIRTYTYSEPQLYSQNSGGSYFDTQGSSSQVSTVVTSHGMTNNGGGGSGGMSMGLAGGQVISSSSGAYLMDNTGPHPATQTARASPATIEMAIETLQKSEGLSSQRSSLLNSHLQWLLDNYETAEGVSLPRSTLYNHYLRHCQEQKLDPVNAASFGKLIRSIFMGLRTRRLGTRGNSKYHYYGIRVKPDSPLNRLQEDMQYMALRQQPVQQKQRFKPVQKFDAGSGENYSGGGQNHLGAAEQTVIAQSQHHQQFLDASRALPDFVELDLGQSNTENISPEDVKALQSLYREHCEAILDVVVNLQFSLIEKLWQTFWRYSPPDSVEGATVTENSSISEIEARLPRSQLLALCRNEAVLKWMSTCDHLMYQSLVEILIPDVLRPIPSALTQAIRNFAKSLEGWLNNAMNAIPQRMIQTKIAAVSAFAQTLRRYTSLNHLAQAARAVLQNTSQINQMLSDLNRVDFANVQEQASWVCQCEEGVVQHLEQDFKATLQQQSSLEQWAAWLDNVVTQVLKPYEHRPSFPRAARQFLLKWSFYSSMVIRDLTLRSAASFGSFHLIRLLYDEYMFYLVEHRVAQATGETPIGVMGEFDSLNTLSLTNIDKDETSGMDSDLEEDTEESGEPLAKREKSEHEVIQVIQVGALEDGSHPVVGVVQPGVLHSLPQPPQDHTEHILTPSAGTPTIRHCSATGNTYASV; encoded by the exons ATGCAGACCCCTGAAGCAGGCGCTGACTCCACCTCCACTGTCCCTCTTCAGACCACTGTGCCTGTCCAGCCTACCGGCTCCACCCAGCAGGTGCCTGTCCAGCAACAG GCCCAGACTGTTCAACAGGTTCAGCATGTTTACCCAGCACAGGTGCAGTATGTGGAAGAAAACAGTGGCGTCTACACCAATGGCAACAT AAGAACCTACACATACTCGGAGCCCCAGCTGTATAGCCAGAACAGTGGAGGGAGCTACTTTGACACACAGGGCAGCTCATCACAAGTGTCCACCGTGGTAACATCTCACGGCATGACCAACAACGGAGGAGGGGGCAGTGGAGGAATGAGCATGGGCCTGGCAGGGGGTCAGGTAATCAGCAGCAGTTCCGGGGCCTACCTCATGGACAACACTGGACCCCACCCTGCCACCCAGACGGCACGAGCTTCCCCAGCTACT ATTGAAATGGCGATTGAGACGCTCCAAAAATCTGAGGGTTTATCCAGTCAGAGAAGCTCGCTGCTCAACAGCCAT CTCCAGTGGCTGTTGGACAATTATGAGACAGCAGAGGGCGTAAGTCTGCCACGATCCACCCTCTACAATCATTATCTGCGCCACTGCCAGGAGCAGAAACTGGACCCTGTAAATGCAGCCTCTTTTGGCAAACTCATCCGCTCCATCTTCATGGGACTCCGTACAAGGCGCCTCGGGACAAG AGGGAACTCCAAATATCATTACTATGGTATACGTGTAAAACCAGATTCCCCGCTAAATAGACTCCAAGAAGACATGCAGTATATGGCCCTCAGACAGCAACCTGTTCAGCAGAAACAGAG GTTCAAACCGGTGCAGAAGTTTGATGCTGGCTCTGGGGAGAATTACTCAGGTGGAGGCCAGAACCATCTTGGTGCAGCAGAGCAAACGGTCATTGCACAGAGCCAGCACCACCAGCAGTTCCTAG ATGCATCGCGGGCACTCCCTGACTTTGTAGAGCTGGACCTAGGACAGAGCAATACGGAGAACATCAGCCCAGAGGATGTTAAAGCTCTCCAGTCCCTTTACAGAGAGCACTGTGAG GCTATCCTGGATGTGGTTGTCAACCTCCAGTTCAGTCTAATTGAGAAGCTGTGGCAAACATTCTGGCGTTATTCTCCCCCTGACTCTGTAGAGGGTGCCACTGTAACAGAAAACAG CAGCATAAGTGAGATTGAAGCACGGCTCCCCCGTTCACAGCTATTGGCGCTGTGCAGAAACGAGGCTGTACTCAAATGGATGAGCACCTGTGACCATCTAATGTACCAGTCCCTTGTGGAGATCCTCATTCCTGATGTCCTGAGACCCATTCCCA gtgCCTTGACTCAAGCCATTCGCAACTTTGCCAAAAGCCTGGAAGGTTGGCTTAATAATGCCATGAATGCCATTCCACAGAGAATGATCCAGACTAAG ATTGCCGCTGTTAGTGCCTTTGCGCAAACACTGCGCAGATACACATCTCTGAACCACCTGGCTCAGGCGGCACGTGCCGTGTTGCAAAACACGTCACAGATCAACCAGATGCTGAGTGATCTCAACCGTGTTGACTTTGCCAACGTACAG GAGCAGGCATCATGGGTGTGCCAGTGTGAAGAGGGAGTGGTTCAGCACTTGGAGCAGGACTTCAAGGCCACACTACAGCAGCAAAGCTCTCTGGAGCAATGGGCAGCCTGGCTGGACAATGTGGTCACTCAAGTGCTCAAGCCCTATGAGCACCGGCCCAGCTTCCCCCGGGCGGCTCGACAATTCCTGCTCAAGTGGTCCTTCTACAG ttctATGGTGATAAGGGACCTGACCCTGCGCAGTGCTGCCAGCTTTGGTTCTTTCCATCTGATCCGCCTGCTGTATGACGAGTACATGTTTTACCTAGTGGAGCATCGTGTGGCCCAAGCTACTGGAGAGACACCCATTGGTGTCATGGGGGAG TTCGACAGCCTCAACACTCTATCTCTCACTAACATTGATAAAG ATGAAACGAGCGGGATGGACAGCGATTTAGAAGAGGACACGGAGGAGTCCGGGGAACCTCTTGCCAAGCGGGAGAAGTCCGAGCACGAGGTGATCCAGGTCATTCAGGTCGGGGCGCTTGAGGACGGATCCCACCCTGTGGTGGGCGTCGTCCAGCCAGGTGTACTCCACTCGCTGCCCCAGCCCCCGCAGGACCACACCGAGCACATCCTAACCCCCTCCGCTGGTACTCCGACCATCCGCCACTGCAGCGCCACAGGCAACACCTACGCCTCTGTTTGA
- the rfx3 gene encoding transcription factor RFX3 isoform X2 yields the protein MQTPEAGADSTSTVPLQTTVPVQPTGSTQQVPVQQQAQTVQQVQHVYPAQVQYVEENSGVYTNGNITYTYSEPQLYSQNSGGSYFDTQGSSSQVSTVVTSHGMTNNGGGGSGGMSMGLAGGQVISSSSGAYLMDNTGPHPATQTARASPATIEMAIETLQKSEGLSSQRSSLLNSHLQWLLDNYETAEGVSLPRSTLYNHYLRHCQEQKLDPVNAASFGKLIRSIFMGLRTRRLGTRGNSKYHYYGIRVKPDSPLNRLQEDMQYMALRQQPVQQKQRFKPVQKFDAGSGENYSGGGQNHLGAAEQTVIAQSQHHQQFLDASRALPDFVELDLGQSNTENISPEDVKALQSLYREHCEAILDVVVNLQFSLIEKLWQTFWRYSPPDSVEGATVTENSSISEIEARLPRSQLLALCRNEAVLKWMSTCDHLMYQSLVEILIPDVLRPIPSALTQAIRNFAKSLEGWLNNAMNAIPQRMIQTKIAAVSAFAQTLRRYTSLNHLAQAARAVLQNTSQINQMLSDLNRVDFANVQEQASWVCQCEEGVVQHLEQDFKATLQQQSSLEQWAAWLDNVVTQVLKPYEHRPSFPRAARQFLLKWSFYSSMVIRDLTLRSAASFGSFHLIRLLYDEYMFYLVEHRVAQATGETPIGVMGEFDSLNTLSLTNIDKDETSGMDSDLEEDTEESGEPLAKREKSEHEVIQVIQVGALEDGSHPVVGVVQPGVLHSLPQPPQDHTEHILTPSAGTPTIRHCSATGNTYASV from the exons ATGCAGACCCCTGAAGCAGGCGCTGACTCCACCTCCACTGTCCCTCTTCAGACCACTGTGCCTGTCCAGCCTACCGGCTCCACCCAGCAGGTGCCTGTCCAGCAACAG GCCCAGACTGTTCAACAGGTTCAGCATGTTTACCCAGCACAGGTGCAGTATGTGGAAGAAAACAGTGGCGTCTACACCAATGGCAACAT AACCTACACATACTCGGAGCCCCAGCTGTATAGCCAGAACAGTGGAGGGAGCTACTTTGACACACAGGGCAGCTCATCACAAGTGTCCACCGTGGTAACATCTCACGGCATGACCAACAACGGAGGAGGGGGCAGTGGAGGAATGAGCATGGGCCTGGCAGGGGGTCAGGTAATCAGCAGCAGTTCCGGGGCCTACCTCATGGACAACACTGGACCCCACCCTGCCACCCAGACGGCACGAGCTTCCCCAGCTACT ATTGAAATGGCGATTGAGACGCTCCAAAAATCTGAGGGTTTATCCAGTCAGAGAAGCTCGCTGCTCAACAGCCAT CTCCAGTGGCTGTTGGACAATTATGAGACAGCAGAGGGCGTAAGTCTGCCACGATCCACCCTCTACAATCATTATCTGCGCCACTGCCAGGAGCAGAAACTGGACCCTGTAAATGCAGCCTCTTTTGGCAAACTCATCCGCTCCATCTTCATGGGACTCCGTACAAGGCGCCTCGGGACAAG AGGGAACTCCAAATATCATTACTATGGTATACGTGTAAAACCAGATTCCCCGCTAAATAGACTCCAAGAAGACATGCAGTATATGGCCCTCAGACAGCAACCTGTTCAGCAGAAACAGAG GTTCAAACCGGTGCAGAAGTTTGATGCTGGCTCTGGGGAGAATTACTCAGGTGGAGGCCAGAACCATCTTGGTGCAGCAGAGCAAACGGTCATTGCACAGAGCCAGCACCACCAGCAGTTCCTAG ATGCATCGCGGGCACTCCCTGACTTTGTAGAGCTGGACCTAGGACAGAGCAATACGGAGAACATCAGCCCAGAGGATGTTAAAGCTCTCCAGTCCCTTTACAGAGAGCACTGTGAG GCTATCCTGGATGTGGTTGTCAACCTCCAGTTCAGTCTAATTGAGAAGCTGTGGCAAACATTCTGGCGTTATTCTCCCCCTGACTCTGTAGAGGGTGCCACTGTAACAGAAAACAG CAGCATAAGTGAGATTGAAGCACGGCTCCCCCGTTCACAGCTATTGGCGCTGTGCAGAAACGAGGCTGTACTCAAATGGATGAGCACCTGTGACCATCTAATGTACCAGTCCCTTGTGGAGATCCTCATTCCTGATGTCCTGAGACCCATTCCCA gtgCCTTGACTCAAGCCATTCGCAACTTTGCCAAAAGCCTGGAAGGTTGGCTTAATAATGCCATGAATGCCATTCCACAGAGAATGATCCAGACTAAG ATTGCCGCTGTTAGTGCCTTTGCGCAAACACTGCGCAGATACACATCTCTGAACCACCTGGCTCAGGCGGCACGTGCCGTGTTGCAAAACACGTCACAGATCAACCAGATGCTGAGTGATCTCAACCGTGTTGACTTTGCCAACGTACAG GAGCAGGCATCATGGGTGTGCCAGTGTGAAGAGGGAGTGGTTCAGCACTTGGAGCAGGACTTCAAGGCCACACTACAGCAGCAAAGCTCTCTGGAGCAATGGGCAGCCTGGCTGGACAATGTGGTCACTCAAGTGCTCAAGCCCTATGAGCACCGGCCCAGCTTCCCCCGGGCGGCTCGACAATTCCTGCTCAAGTGGTCCTTCTACAG ttctATGGTGATAAGGGACCTGACCCTGCGCAGTGCTGCCAGCTTTGGTTCTTTCCATCTGATCCGCCTGCTGTATGACGAGTACATGTTTTACCTAGTGGAGCATCGTGTGGCCCAAGCTACTGGAGAGACACCCATTGGTGTCATGGGGGAG TTCGACAGCCTCAACACTCTATCTCTCACTAACATTGATAAAG ATGAAACGAGCGGGATGGACAGCGATTTAGAAGAGGACACGGAGGAGTCCGGGGAACCTCTTGCCAAGCGGGAGAAGTCCGAGCACGAGGTGATCCAGGTCATTCAGGTCGGGGCGCTTGAGGACGGATCCCACCCTGTGGTGGGCGTCGTCCAGCCAGGTGTACTCCACTCGCTGCCCCAGCCCCCGCAGGACCACACCGAGCACATCCTAACCCCCTCCGCTGGTACTCCGACCATCCGCCACTGCAGCGCCACAGGCAACACCTACGCCTCTGTTTGA